Below is a genomic region from Delftia tsuruhatensis.
GCCTCGGCCATGGTCGGCACGGCGGGCAGCGCCTTCAGGCGCGCCGCCGAGGTCACGGCCAGCGCGCGCAGCTTGCCGGCCTGCACGTGGGGCAGCGCGGCCGCCACGGGGGCGAACATGCACTGCACCTGGCCTGCCAGCGTGTCCTGCAGGGCCGGCGTATCACCCTTGTAGGGAATGTGGATGAAGCGCACGCCAGCCTGGCGCTGCAGCAGTTCGCCCTGCATGTGCAGGATCGTTCCGCTGCCGCCCGAGGCAAAGGCCAGCTGGCCCGGCTGCGCCCGCGCGGCCGCCAGCAGGTCGGCCAGCGACTGCCATGGCTGGGATGCGCCCACCACCAGCAGATGCGGGATGGTGCCGATGGTGATCACCGGCTCGAAGCCCGCGATCGGGTCGTAGGGCAGCTTGCCGATGAGATGGGGAGCAATGGCCTGGGGGCCGATGGAGGTGCCCAGCAGCGTATGGCCGTCCGGCGCGGCCTTGGCGACGAAGGCTGCGCCGATCGTGCCCGTGGCGCCTGCGCGGTTGTCCACGATGACGGTACTGCCCAGGGTCTTGCCCAGGTGCAGCGCAAGCTGCCGGCCCAGCACGTCGGTGCTGCCGCCGGGCGGATACGGCACGACCCAGGTGATGGGCTTGCCGGCCGGCCATTCGGGCTGGGCACGGGCCGGGCCGCACAGCGGCCCCAGCAAGGCGGCGCTGCCTGCAGCCAGCAGCGCGCGCCGCGTGGGACGGATGGTGTTCATGGCCTGTCTCCTGTTCGTGTGGATTGCAAGGGCGTCGCCGCGGTCTCGAAGCCGTATAGCGTCTGGGGGTTGTCCACCAGCACGCGCCGCAGCGTGGCGGCGCCGCCGGCCCGGGCCGTCCAGTCGGTCAGGCGGTCGACCTGGCGCGCGTCGTCGGGCATGGGCTGCATGCCGGCCGAGGCGGTGGCATGGGGCCAGTCGCTGCCCCAGAGCACGCGCTCGGGCGCGCAGCGCAGATAGCTGGCGGCCAGCGCGTCCAGCGCTGGGTCTTCGACCGACTGCAGCGCGCTGACGATGTAGCCGCCGGACAACTTGACCCATGCCCGGCCGCTGCGCAGCAGATCGCGCAGCAGCGCGTGGCCGGCGTGGCGCCCCGCCTGCGCCGGGGCGATGCGGCCGAAATGGTCGAACACCAGCGGCACCGGCAATTGCCTCAGCACGCCGGCCAGGGACGCCAGCAGGTCCGGCGCCATCAGCAGCTGCAGGTGCCATCCCAGCGGCGCAATGCGGCGGGCCAGCGGCACCAGCAGCTCGGCCGTGCCCGTCACGCCCAGCGACAGGTTCAGCCGCACGCCGCGCACGCCCAGGCCGTGCAGGCGCTGCAGCTCGGCATCGCTTTCGCTGCCATCGATCACGGCCACGCCCCGCGCCTGGGGGCCGAGGGCGGCCAGCCCATCCAACATGCAGCGGTTGTCGTTGCCATAGGTGGACGGCGTGACCAGCACGCAGCGCGAGGTACCCAGGCGCCGCTGCAGCGCGCGGTAGTCCCCGGCCGAGGCATCGGGCGGAAGCAGCCGCGCGCCCGGGGCTGCCGGGTAGCGGCCGTCATAGACATGCACATGGCAGTCGCAGGCCTGCGGGGGCAGCGTGGCGCGGGGCCGGGCGCTGCCCTGCGAGAAACGGACGGGCACGGCAAGGCTGTCGCAGTCCATGGCGAGATCTCGATGGAGGAAGGAAAAGGAAGAGAGGAGGAAGCGAAAGGGCTGGCGCCCCTGCCTCCGGGCTCAGTCCAGGCTGGCGCCCGAGTCCTTGACGATGCGTGCCCAGCGCGGCACCTCGGCGCGCAGCAGCGCGGCGAACTTCTCGGACGAGCCGCCCAGCACCTCGCCGCCTTCGGAGCGCAGCTTCTCGGCCACCTCGGGCACCAGCAGCGCGTCGTTGATGGCCTTGTTCAACTGCTGCACGATGGCCTGCGGCGTGCCCGCCGGCGCCAGCACGCCGAACCAGGTGACGGCCTCGAAGTCCTTGTAGCCCGACTCGGCCAGCGTGGGCGTCTGCGGCAGCTGGTCCGATCGCTTGAGCGAGGTCACCATCACCGCGCGCAGCTTGCCGTTGCGCACCTGGCCCAGCAGCGTGGGCACGGCCGACATGTAGAAATCGATCTGCCCGCCTACCAGGTCGGTCATGGCCTGGGCCGCGCCCTTGTAGGGCACATGGCGCAGCTTGATGCCCGCCGCGTTCTCGGCCAGTTCGCCAGCCAGGTGGGCCACCGTGCCGTTGCCGGAATAGCCCAGCGTCAGCCCGTCAGGCTTGGCCTTGGCGGCCTTGACCAGGTCGGCAAAGGTCTTGTAGGGCGAATTGGCCGGCGCGGCCATGACGATGGGCGCGGAAGAAACCAGGGCCACGGGTGCCAGGTCCTTCAGAGGGTCGTAGGGCAGCTTGGCGTACAGCGAGGGGTTGATGGCCAGGTTGCTGGTCTGGCCCATGACCAGGGTATAGCCGTCCGGCGCGGCCTTGGCCACGGCGTCCACGCCCAGGTTGCCGCCTGCGCCGGGCCGGTTGTCCACCACCACGGTCCACTTGTTGTGGTCGGCCAGGCGCTGGGCCACGGTGCGCGCGATCATGTCCGTGCCGCCGCCCGGAGGAAACGGAACCACCAGGCGGATGGGCTTGCGGGGATAGGCGTCCTGGGCCAGTGCGCCGGCCATGGGCAGGACGGCGGCGGCACCCACCAGGGTGGCGAGCAGGCGTGCGCCCAGGCGGCGCGAAAGCGAGGAAATCGGCATGGCGGTTTGTCTCCGTTCGTTGTGTCTCGAAACGCCCGCATGGCTGCGCTGGCGTGGAACGGACTTTAGAGAAACGTTTCAACCCATACAATGATGTTTCATACAATGCAACATATTGCACCATGAGCAACTCCCGATCCACACCCGTACAGCCGCCCGACCCCGGCGCAGGCGCAGGCGCAGGCGCAGGCGCAGGCGCAGGCCCCAAGGATGGCGGCGTCATCGCCGTCACGCGTGCCCTGCAATTGCTGGCGGCATTCGCGCTGGGCGAATCACACCTGTCCCTGGCTGAACTGAGCCGGCGCTGCGCCCTGCACAAGACCACGGTGCTGCGCCTGGCGCGCACGCTGGCGCAATCGGGCTTCATGGTGCAAAGAGAGGATGGGGACTGGCGGCTGGGGCCCGCGGCGGGATGGCTGGGCGCGCGCTACCAGGCAGGTTTCGACGTGCAGAACGTGCTGGAGCCGGCGCTGCGCGCGCTCACCCAGGCCAGCGGCGAAAGCGCGGCGTTCTATGTGCGTGAAGGCAGTGTGCGCACCTGCCTCGTGCGCGTGGAAGGGCCGCAGGCCCTGCGCCACCATGCGCGCATGGGCGAGGGTCTGCCGCTGGACCAGGGCTCGCCCGGACGCGTGATCCTGGCTTTTTCAGGCGAACCGGGTCCGGTGTACGAGCAGATCCGCCAGCGCGGCTACCACTGGTCCATCGGCGAGCGCGAACAGGGCGTGGCCACGGTATCGGCGCCCGTGTTCGGCATGCACTGGCGGCTGATGGGCTCGGTGTGCATCTCGGGGCCGGCATCGCGCCTTCCCGAAGCACGGCTGGAGTCGCTGGCACAGACCGTGGTGGCGGCCGCCAACCAGCTGTCCTATGCGCTGGCGGGCAGTGCCAGCACACAGGCACCCGTGCGCGCCAGCCAATGGCATCCCTGATGCACTCTTGACGCGCCCCTGAACCGCACCGGGCGCGGGCCCGGGTGCGGTGCGAATCGCCTACTGCAATGCGCCCATGGGCAGGGCCATGGGCTTGCCATTGAGCGTCACCTGGCCGCCCTGCATCTTCAGCGCGCTGACCAGCTTGTCGCCTTCCAGGCGTGCATAGCCCGTGGCCTGGGCCATGCCCAGCATGCCTTCCACATCCTCGGCCGAGACATCGGGCTTGCCCGAGGCCTTGAGCAACGGCTCCAGCCAGGCCTTGGGCAGGCTGGCATTGGCCTGCAGCGACGAGGTCTTGAGCAGCGCCGGCATCCAGCCGGTCTGGGCGATCTGCTCCTGCGTGGGGGCGCTCTGCACCTCGGCACCGTATTCCAGGTGACCGGTCTGGCCCTGGTAGGTGGCCTGCAGCTTCATCGAGTAGGCCGGCAGGGCAGCCACCAGGCGGGGGGCGTTCTGCATCAGCACGCCCATGCCTTGCTGCTCCAGGGATTCCAGCGCCTTGGCCAGGCCTTCCTTGCGGTAGCCCTCGACCAGGATGCGCTGGAAGCTGCGCAGCGCCTCGATGTCCAGGCGCTGGATCTTCTCCTCATAGCCCAGGGACTCGAATTCGATGGGGCCGATACGGCCCGCGCCCTTGACCTGGGTGGTCATGCCCAGCGTGGTCTTGTCGGACTCGATCACGGAGTCGCCGCTCACGTCCTTGAGGTCCAGCAGCGTCTTTGTCTCACCGCCCTCGGCAGGCGTGCTGCTCATGGCCACACGGGCAAAACGCATGCTGGCCTTGCCGGGGCCCAGGCCCCACAGGCCGTCGATGACCTTGTTCTCGAAGCTGCTGTCCAGCCCCGTCAGCACGATGCTGGTGCGCTCCACGGGCGCGGCCACCGGCTGGGCAGGCAGGGACTCATCGCCATCGGACTCTTCCTCCTCGCCCTCTTCCTCCTCCAGGTCGGAGGCCGCGTCGCGGCTGGGCAGGCCCAGCAGGGCGACCTCGGGCCAGCGCCAGGTGCCCTTGACGCTGCCACCGCCCAGCGCCGTGTCCAGCACCATCTCCTGCCAGCGCATGGTGACTTCGTTGTCGCCGATCTCGCCGGCAGGCAGCAGCAGGCGCACATCGTTGCCGCCCGTGAAATGGTGCACGCTGGTCAGCGTGGGCGCCGTGGCCTTGGCCAGGGCCTGGCGCCCCTTGTCGTCCAGGCCCTCGAGCGCGAAGCGCGTCTCGGACGCGGCCGCGGCCAGACGGCCACCCGCCAGCGGGCCATGGCGCACCGTGGTGTCCACCACCAGGCGCACGGGCCTGGCTTCGGCGGCGGGCTCCGATGCGGCAGCTGCCTCGCCCTCCACCGACGCGGGCCACTGCAGCACCAGCCTGGCCTGGGCAGAGAGGAATCCCTTGTGGTATTCGTCGGTCACGACCGCCTTGTCGCCCAGCACCTTGCGCAATTCGGCCACGGCCTCCTTGTAGGCGGTCTGGGCCCTTTGGCCCGTATACCAGGTGGTTCCGCCATAGGCCACGACGGCCAATGCCACGGCGGCGGCCACTACGGTTTTCTTGTTGCTCATTGTGAATATCCCGTGATGAATAAGGCCCTCCCCCTCGGGTGGGCGGCGCGAGCTTATCAGGTCCGCATTTCACGGCCTGCCGGCAATGGATTGGAGATCGGTCCATCAATGGGGGGCCGCCCCGCTTCAGTAAGCACACACCCTTGCAATATGCCGGTTGCAACGGCGTTTCGCGTGCCATGCCGGTGCATTGCAGCATTGTTGGCGGGCCCTGCTTTTTGCAATTGCTTACCATTGCCACATATGGTTTGCATGCCAATGTTCTTGCAGGCCGACGTTGTGGCGCCATGGATATGGCGCCATTGGCCACCGGCCCCGCCATGCATGGGGACGCGAAGCCGGGAATGGCGCCCGCACGCCACTACGAGTTCAAGCGCACTGCCGCAGAAAGGGCAATGCCGCATCCAGCAGGGCCGCCGGAGCCTCTTCCGCGATGTAGTGGCCGCACGGCAGCGGATGGCCGCGCACGTCGCGAGCCACCCGCTGCCACTCGCGCAGCGGCTCGAAGCAACGGTGCACCACGCCCTCCTCGCCCCAGAGCACCAGCAGCGGCATGGCCAGCATGCGCTCCAGGCGGCGGTCCTCCCGGTCATGCACAAGGTCGATGCCGGCCGAGGCGCGGTAATCCTCGCACATGCCCCGCGCACTGCCCGGCAGGGCCAGGCAGCGCTCGTACTCGGCCAGGGCGCGGGGATCGAAGGGCGCCAGGCCCGCGCTGCGCCGGCCCATGATCTCGCGCACATAGGCGACGGGGTCGGACTCGATCAGGCGCTCCGGCAGCGGCGCCGGCTGGATCAGGAAGAACCAGTGCCAGTAGGCCCGCGCAAAGGCTTCGCCGGTCTGTTCGTACATGGCCAGCGTGGGCGCGATGTCCAGCAGCACCAGGCGCTGCACGGCCTCGGGATGGTCCATCGCCAGGCGATGCGCCACGCGCGCCCCCCGGTCATGCGCCAGCACCCTGAAATGCCCATGGCCCAGTTGCTCCATCAGCCGCAGCAGGTCGCGCGCCATGGTGCGCTTGCTGTAGTTCACATGGTCCGGATCACCGGCCGGGCGCGAGGAATCGCCGTAGCCCCGCAGGTCCGCCAGCACCAGGGTGAACTCCTGCGCCAGCCGGGGCACGACGCGATGCCAGATCGCGCTGGTCTGCGGATGGCCATGGACCAGCAGCAGCGCCGGGCCCTGCCCCCCCACCCAGGCGTTGATTTCCACACCCTCATCGACCGTGACGCGCTGCTGGCGCAGGCCCGGCATCCATGGTTCTGTGCGCATCCCGGAGATTCCTTCCACATTGTTCATGACCATCAGCCCGCCATCCTAATCAGTAAACCAGGCTGCATAAATAGCAAAATGCTGCATTGATCCATCAGTTCAATTTACGAATCGTTCCTCGCCATGGATGGCTTCTCCGACCTGCGATTTTTCTCGCTGCTGATCCGCGAAGGCAGCCTGGCAGCCACCGCCCAGCAGATGGGAGTGACGCCACCGGCCGTCAGCCGCCGCCTTGCGCTGCTGGAGCGGCGCCTGGGCGTACGCCTGCTGCAACGCACGACACGGCGCATCCATCTGACGCCCGAGGGCCAAGCCTATCTGCTCGAAGGAACGCGCATCCTGGCGGACCTGGACAGTCTGGAGCGCAGCGTCTCGGGCGCGCGTGCCACGGCGCGCGGCCCCCTGGCCCTGGCCTGTACCCTGGGCTTCGGACGCCAGCGGCTGGCGCCTGCGCTGTCCGCCTTTGCGCGGTCCTACCCCGAGGTACAGGTGCAACTGCATCTGACGGACCGGCCCGTCAACCTGGTCGAACAGGGCTTCGACGCCGTGGTGCGCTTCGGCAACCCGCCGGACTCCGCCCTCACCGCCCGCCTGCTGCTGCCCAACCGGCGCGTGCTCTGCGCCGCGCCTTCCTACCTGGATGTCCACGGCGAGCCACGCCAGCCCGCCGACCTGCAGGCCCACCGCTGCATCGTGATCCGGGAAAGCGACGACACCTATGGCAGCTGGCGCCTGGGCCGGCGCACACGCCAGGGCCTGCGCGAGGAAACCGTCAAGGTCCATGGCGCCCTGAGCAGCAACGATGGCAGCACGGCCCTGGCCTGGGCGCTCGATGGCCAGGGCATCGTGCAACGCTCCCTGTGGGAGGCCGCTGCGCCGCTGGCCTCGGGGCGCCTGCGCCAGGTGCTGCCCCAATGGCACCTGCCCGCGGCCGACATCTACCTGGTGCACGCCACGCGCAGCGAGATGTCGGCCAAGATCCGCGCGCTCACCGGCTTTCTGGGGGACTGGTTCGCGCAGGAACCGGGGACGGGGGCCGCGCCGCCATGAGTCCGGGCGCGATCTGCAACCTCGGCGGCAGGCCGGGCCGCGCCGGGCCTGTCATGCTGGTTCACCGCCCGCGCACCGCGCCGTGCGAACATGCCGGGCAACGGCAACCACCACCCGAAGAGGAGACACATGACCGCCAGCCGCTATCCCCAGCCCGAACTGTCCAGCCTGCCCGAGGACATCCGCGCCCGCATCCTCGAAGTGCAGGAAAAGGCCGGCTTCATTCCCAATGTCTTTCTCGCCTTCGCGCGACGCCCGGCCGAGTGGCGCGCCTTCTTCGCCTACCACGACGCCCTCATGCTCAAGGAGGAAGGCAGCCTCACCAAGGGCGAGCGCGAGATGATCGTCACCACCACCAGCGCGGCCAACCAGTGCCTGTACTGCGTGGTGGCCCACGGTGCCATCCTGCGCATCTACGAGAAAAAGCCGCTGGTGGCCGACCAGGTCGCCGTCAACTACCGCAAGGCCGACATCAGTGCGCGCCAGCGGGCCATGCTGGACTTCGCCATGAAGGTCTGCGAGCGCAGCCAGGAGATCTGCGAGGACGACTTCCAGGCCCTGTACCCGCATGGCTTCGACGACGAGGACATTTGGGATATCGCCGCCATCACGGCCTTCTTCGGCCTGTCCAACCGCATGGCCAGCTTCGCCGGCATGCAGCCCAATCCTGAATTCTTCCTGATGGGGCGCGTGCCGCGCGACAAGAAGTAGCAGCGGGCCACCTGAAGGTCAACCGCCCCGGGGGCATGCACGAACGGGCCGCAGGACTGGCCCCAAAAAAAGCGGCGCCCCGCAGCGCGGGCGCCCACCCCGAGAGCGGCACTACCCGCATCGGCCGGATGAGGCAGGCAACAGACATCCAGGAGCACCGGGACCGTCGGCGCCATCAGTACCGCTACAAGGGGCGCGGCCATGAGGGGGCAGGTCGATCCTGCGCGTGCCGTTTTCCATCGTCGCGCCCATGATCCTCATGGTCTGCGCCATCGGCGCCTTCACCGTGCACGGCAACGCCACCGACATCTGGATGATGCGGGTCTTCGGCGTGGTCGGCACCATCACCACGCGGCCCGGCTGATGCCGACGTGGCCGCTGCCGGGGAAGGTGCGGGAGATGGCGTTCGGGGCCAGGGCAGCGGCGTGAGAATGCACGAGCGGTGAAATCTTCCGATGCCCATGGCGCAAGAGGATGATATCGGCCCGGTGCCAGGCCGCCTGCATCCCCCTAAGAAGTCCGCGCAGGTATGTGCGGCACCGGCCAGACCCTTTCCCCGCCCACCGCGAACAACTGGCATCCCGCCTCGGGCGCCAGGCTCGCCATGCCCGTGAACAGGCCGAAGGCCGGCAGCAGCGTGAACTGCGGGTGCACCGCAAAGCATGGCAGGCGCAGCGCATCGCGACCCGGGCCGCGCAGCACGACGGCGGGGTGGACATGGCCGGCCAGCACATGCAGGGGAACGCCGACTTGCGGGTGGTGGCAGGCGGCAAAAGGACCAAGGGGCCAGGGCTCGTCCACCACCGCCATGCCCAGCGCGGGCGGCGGATCGCCGGCATGGCTGTCGTGGTTGCCACGCACCAGGACCAGCTCCACCGCGGGGTGGCGCTCGCGCCAGGCCGCCAGCGCCGCCAGCACGGCCGGCGTGCGCGCCTGGGCCGCGTGCAGGAAGTCGCCCAGCACCACCAGCCGGCGCACGGGCAGGCCCAGCAGCAGAGCGGAAAGCCGCTCCAGGTTGCCCTCAGTGGTGCCCGCAGGCACGG
It encodes:
- a CDS encoding Bug family tripartite tricarboxylate transporter substrate binding protein, whose translation is MNTIRPTRRALLAAGSAALLGPLCGPARAQPEWPAGKPITWVVPYPPGGSTDVLGRQLALHLGKTLGSTVIVDNRAGATGTIGAAFVAKAAPDGHTLLGTSIGPQAIAPHLIGKLPYDPIAGFEPVITIGTIPHLLVVGASQPWQSLADLLAAARAQPGQLAFASGGSGTILHMQGELLQRQAGVRFIHIPYKGDTPALQDTLAGQVQCMFAPVAAALPHVQAGKLRALAVTSAARLKALPAVPTMAEAGIADFVVEQWQAVFAPARTPAAIVQRLNQDIGLALKDPSVLALAERLGVTLAGGTPRQLGELQKSDSAKWARLIREAGIKAD
- a CDS encoding amidohydrolase family protein, with protein sequence MDCDSLAVPVRFSQGSARPRATLPPQACDCHVHVYDGRYPAAPGARLLPPDASAGDYRALQRRLGTSRCVLVTPSTYGNDNRCMLDGLAALGPQARGVAVIDGSESDAELQRLHGLGVRGVRLNLSLGVTGTAELLVPLARRIAPLGWHLQLLMAPDLLASLAGVLRQLPVPLVFDHFGRIAPAQAGRHAGHALLRDLLRSGRAWVKLSGGYIVSALQSVEDPALDALAASYLRCAPERVLWGSDWPHATASAGMQPMPDDARQVDRLTDWTARAGGAATLRRVLVDNPQTLYGFETAATPLQSTRTGDRP
- a CDS encoding Bug family tripartite tricarboxylate transporter substrate binding protein, encoding MPISSLSRRLGARLLATLVGAAAVLPMAGALAQDAYPRKPIRLVVPFPPGGGTDMIARTVAQRLADHNKWTVVVDNRPGAGGNLGVDAVAKAAPDGYTLVMGQTSNLAINPSLYAKLPYDPLKDLAPVALVSSAPIVMAAPANSPYKTFADLVKAAKAKPDGLTLGYSGNGTVAHLAGELAENAAGIKLRHVPYKGAAQAMTDLVGGQIDFYMSAVPTLLGQVRNGKLRAVMVTSLKRSDQLPQTPTLAESGYKDFEAVTWFGVLAPAGTPQAIVQQLNKAINDALLVPEVAEKLRSEGGEVLGGSSEKFAALLRAEVPRWARIVKDSGASLD
- a CDS encoding IclR family transcriptional regulator, with product MSNSRSTPVQPPDPGAGAGAGAGAGAGPKDGGVIAVTRALQLLAAFALGESHLSLAELSRRCALHKTTVLRLARTLAQSGFMVQREDGDWRLGPAAGWLGARYQAGFDVQNVLEPALRALTQASGESAAFYVREGSVRTCLVRVEGPQALRHHARMGEGLPLDQGSPGRVILAFSGEPGPVYEQIRQRGYHWSIGEREQGVATVSAPVFGMHWRLMGSVCISGPASRLPEARLESLAQTVVAAANQLSYALAGSASTQAPVRASQWHP
- a CDS encoding YdgA family protein, translating into MSNKKTVVAAAVALAVVAYGGTTWYTGQRAQTAYKEAVAELRKVLGDKAVVTDEYHKGFLSAQARLVLQWPASVEGEAAAASEPAAEARPVRLVVDTTVRHGPLAGGRLAAAASETRFALEGLDDKGRQALAKATAPTLTSVHHFTGGNDVRLLLPAGEIGDNEVTMRWQEMVLDTALGGGSVKGTWRWPEVALLGLPSRDAASDLEEEEGEEEESDGDESLPAQPVAAPVERTSIVLTGLDSSFENKVIDGLWGLGPGKASMRFARVAMSSTPAEGGETKTLLDLKDVSGDSVIESDKTTLGMTTQVKGAGRIGPIEFESLGYEEKIQRLDIEALRSFQRILVEGYRKEGLAKALESLEQQGMGVLMQNAPRLVAALPAYSMKLQATYQGQTGHLEYGAEVQSAPTQEQIAQTGWMPALLKTSSLQANASLPKAWLEPLLKASGKPDVSAEDVEGMLGMAQATGYARLEGDKLVSALKMQGGQVTLNGKPMALPMGALQ
- a CDS encoding alpha/beta fold hydrolase, whose amino-acid sequence is MRTEPWMPGLRQQRVTVDEGVEINAWVGGQGPALLLVHGHPQTSAIWHRVVPRLAQEFTLVLADLRGYGDSSRPAGDPDHVNYSKRTMARDLLRLMEQLGHGHFRVLAHDRGARVAHRLAMDHPEAVQRLVLLDIAPTLAMYEQTGEAFARAYWHWFFLIQPAPLPERLIESDPVAYVREIMGRRSAGLAPFDPRALAEYERCLALPGSARGMCEDYRASAGIDLVHDREDRRLERMLAMPLLVLWGEEGVVHRCFEPLREWQRVARDVRGHPLPCGHYIAEEAPAALLDAALPFLRQCA
- a CDS encoding LysR family transcriptional regulator, giving the protein MDGFSDLRFFSLLIREGSLAATAQQMGVTPPAVSRRLALLERRLGVRLLQRTTRRIHLTPEGQAYLLEGTRILADLDSLERSVSGARATARGPLALACTLGFGRQRLAPALSAFARSYPEVQVQLHLTDRPVNLVEQGFDAVVRFGNPPDSALTARLLLPNRRVLCAAPSYLDVHGEPRQPADLQAHRCIVIRESDDTYGSWRLGRRTRQGLREETVKVHGALSSNDGSTALAWALDGQGIVQRSLWEAAAPLASGRLRQVLPQWHLPAADIYLVHATRSEMSAKIRALTGFLGDWFAQEPGTGAAPP
- a CDS encoding peroxidase-related enzyme (This protein belongs to a clade of uncharacterized proteins related to peroxidases such as the alkylhydroperoxidase AhpD.), yielding MTASRYPQPELSSLPEDIRARILEVQEKAGFIPNVFLAFARRPAEWRAFFAYHDALMLKEEGSLTKGEREMIVTTTSAANQCLYCVVAHGAILRIYEKKPLVADQVAVNYRKADISARQRAMLDFAMKVCERSQEICEDDFQALYPHGFDDEDIWDIAAITAFFGLSNRMASFAGMQPNPEFFLMGRVPRDKK
- the pdeM gene encoding ligase-associated DNA damage response endonuclease PdeM; translated protein: MAFLSLSDTGVLAGSHATTLAGESVHLLAQHALWWPARATLCIADLHLGKAATFRARGIPVPAGTTEGNLERLSALLLGLPVRRLVVLGDFLHAAQARTPAVLAALAAWRERHPAVELVLVRGNHDSHAGDPPPALGMAVVDEPWPLGPFAACHHPQVGVPLHVLAGHVHPAVVLRGPGRDALRLPCFAVHPQFTLLPAFGLFTGMASLAPEAGCQLFAVGGERVWPVPHIPARTS